Proteins encoded in a region of the Halothiobacillus diazotrophicus genome:
- a CDS encoding response regulator, with the protein MIRVMIVDDHTMVRKALAHLIGSEQDIQVAAEADSGESALTQLKSEHVDVVLCDIHMPGMGGLEAIRRIQARYPDVGLIAVTAEADAALARSVLEAGVHGYVTKDAPPHELITAIDHACHKTRFISSRIAQEIALQSMRKTTDPFDALSSREQQVLMMILEGKSNQFISDALCVSPKTVSTYKVRLQEKLGVSNDIELLRLAVKTGRIVFSE; encoded by the coding sequence ATGATTCGCGTCATGATCGTGGATGACCATACGATGGTCCGCAAGGCCCTTGCGCATTTGATCGGCAGTGAACAGGATATCCAGGTCGCCGCGGAGGCCGACAGTGGCGAATCGGCACTCACGCAGCTCAAGTCGGAGCATGTGGACGTGGTGCTCTGCGACATCCACATGCCCGGCATGGGTGGGTTGGAAGCCATCCGGCGTATCCAGGCGCGTTATCCCGACGTGGGCCTGATCGCCGTCACCGCCGAGGCGGATGCCGCGCTGGCCCGTTCGGTTCTGGAAGCGGGCGTACATGGTTACGTCACCAAGGACGCGCCGCCCCACGAATTGATCACCGCCATCGATCATGCGTGCCACAAGACCCGCTTCATTTCCTCCCGCATCGCTCAGGAAATCGCCCTGCAGTCGATGCGCAAGACCACCGATCCCTTCGATGCCCTGTCCAGCCGGGAACAGCAGGTGCTGATGATGATCCTGGAGGGGAAATCCAACCAGTTCATCTCCGATGCCCTGTGCGTCAGCCCCAAGACGGTGAGTACCTACAAGGTGCGCCTCCAGGAAAAACTGGGCGTGTCGAACGATATCGAGTTGCTGCGTCTGGCCGTGAAGACCGGCCGTATCGTCTTCAGCGAGTGA